CACTTCTGTCTCTAATATCATAAACCCATTCTTTAAGATAATTTTCGAAGCCATCCAGACTCTCTGTCGCTTTGTCGTAAAAAGAGAAGTACCTCCAATCTATATCATAGCAGCCAGTAACATAAGACGGATGACTTCCCCATGGTTCTTCAACAACAGCGCTTACCTTGAAACCAGGGATTATTGTACGAGCTGGGTCCATTTTGATGACTTCGGTGTCCACAATCTCTTCAGCACATATAATCACCCTTGAACAAGAATTTATCCCATACTTACTGTCCCCCATTACTCCCCAGGCTTGTGCATTGCCAATACTGTCAGCCCTCTGAACCTGCATTATACCTATATCGTGTTTAAGGGGCGGTATCAGACACACCTTCTCCCCATTAAATGGAGAATCTATTATTTTCAGTTTATTCTCGCCAAGGAAACTCGAGTTTTTTGCCAAATCAGAACCAATTAGCGTCTTTGTCGCAACGAAAGGCAAATCAAGGGCGCCAGCAAAATAAGACAAGGTAAGGCTTAAGATAGAGTACTCTTCCATCTGGATTTCATGGGGAATCCCCTTTTCCATACACCTTCTTAAGGCATGAGCCGGCTTAGGCAGTGGGTTCCAGGTATAGGTGGTGATTACTCTATCTAAACACCCTGCCCCTATAAGCTGATCCAGTGCTATCATACCCGCACAGCTTGATACTGTTAATCCCTTT
The window above is part of the Thermodesulfobacteriota bacterium genome. Proteins encoded here:
- a CDS encoding CoA-transferase, with the protein product MKSKIMTMSEAVKEFVRDGDVVYLGGFIQHDPYAAIHEIIRQRKKGLTVSSCAGMIALDQLIGAGCLDRVITTYTWNPLPKPAHALRRCMEKGIPHEIQMEEYSILSLTLSYFAGALDLPFVATKTLIGSDLAKNSSFLGENKLKIIDSPFNGEKVCLIPPLKHDIGIMQVQRADSIGNAQAWGVMGDSKYGINSCSRVIICAEEIVDTEVIKMDPARTIIPGFKVSAVVEEPWGSHPSYVTGCYDIDWRYFSFYDKATESLDGFENYLKEWVYDIRDRSEYIKKIGKKNLDALKPKPWSSSSIDYGYCAQYQEDYIL